From one Brachypodium distachyon strain Bd21 chromosome 4, Brachypodium_distachyon_v3.0, whole genome shotgun sequence genomic stretch:
- the LOC100832795 gene encoding disease resistance protein RPM1 — translation MGKAMALIEEKYKDWTSIKDNCESLERSLLFLAAALDDELARRKGAAPPVALARAYSKVMRELTHDIEDCMERFLYRVSRKKGSSRIRRVFHWAATVGLRDQFASEIKKLKKRSEDANGTIRNLIASSSSGNHAAPPAELQPYCVVPEPLGIKEPIEKILSLLDLTGHEPEKLRVIAIAGFGGSGKTTLAQEVFKVASPSFTCSALVGTLDCGNANDLLNKIIRKVCQPPTAVLQESDCTSLQDRLKVHLRDKRCLIVIDDIDVHYWDIVIPIFNFRDSLPMGSRIIVTTSTHHVANTCTSGHGIGYMHKMETLGEEASKGIVLPRIPPPPELARGSTALLKKCDGLLLALTSVRRQLTSEKELTGESCKELNSKLGYYLEGDRGPYFARLRGVLMDTYAGLPDYNARNCLLYLGIFPINRPLRRNVVTRRWLAEGYARSHQGQQHDVWAAQQNFEKFIDRGIIGPVVPGSNATVELCKTHGIVHEFLLRKSMCEQFRHLSIHPGNDDTGYGMMSDVDLSRVRSLTISGNAGDAISDFGKYKIVRVLDLEECTDITDVYMKDICMRWNLRYLSLGPTVTKLPKEIAQLTLLETLDLSKTKVDVLPVEVIGLPSLVHLIGKFKLPGGISTEQLPKERKLETLAGFVVNGHHEFLQLMAHMKKLNMIKISCHSESGQGFQKLILDMNTQLIEAIKQYTGADITEGNFRSLSVDFRSLPKDAQLALAEVCNQRLLPGNTEYYLTSLELCGSSSTLPRFITLFPYLTELCLILTTIMTQELLSVLASRMHFLLYLKLTVVNQIDGFNVQAGEFKSLQRLCFVSNVENPILPASEDGCPGGLDIKHGALPQLVSLQLICRHLVGLSCINIAHLKELKEIILDARVSDTTTATWVEEVTKHPNRPNVMTVEWADDDDDDDDDGTDNDERARTTRAL, via the exons ATGGGGAAGGCGATGGCGCTGATCGAGGAGAAATACAAGGACTGGACGAGCATCAAGGACAACTGCGAGTCCCTGGAGAGatccctcctcttcctcgccgcaGCACTGGACGACGAGCTTGCCAGGCGGAAGGGCGCCGCTCCGCCCGTCGCTCTGGCGAGAGCGTACAGCAAGGTGATGCGCGAGCTGACGCACGACATCGAGGACTGCATGGAGCGCTTCCTCTACCGCGTCAGCCGCAAGAAGGGGTCCTCAAGGATCCGCCGGGTTTTCCACTGGGCGGCCACGGTTGGCCTCCGCGACCAGTTCGCTTCCGAGATCAAGAAGCTCAAGAAGCGGTCCGAGGACGCAAATGGCACCATCAGAAATCTCATCGCTTCTTCCAGCAGCGGCAACCATGCCGCGCCTCCAGCAGAACTACAGCCTTATTGTGTGGTGCCGGAGCCTCTTGGCATCAAGGAACCCATCGAGAAGATCCTGTCTCTGTTAGATCTGACGGGGCACGAACCGGAGAAGCTGAGGGTGATCGCCATCGCGGGGTTCGGAGGCTCCGGGAAGACAACTCTCGCACAGGAAGTGTTCAAGGTGGCAAGCCCATCATTCACTTGCAGCGCCTTGGTTGGTACACTGGACTGCGGAAATGCCAATGACCTTCTAAACAAGATAATCAGGAAGGTCTGCCAGCCGCCCACCGCTGTCCTCCAAGAATCAGATTGTACAAGTCTTCAAGATCGTCTCAAAGTTCACCTAAGGGATAAGAG GTGTCTCATTGTTATTGATGACATCGACGTGCATTACTGGGACATTGTAATCCCTATCTTCAACTTCAGAGACAGTCTCCCTATGGGCAGCAGAATAATAGTGACCACGTCCACTCATCACGTAGCTAATACTTGCACTTCCGGGCATGGCATCGGTTACATGCACAAGATGGAAACTCTTGGAGAAGAAGCTTCAAAGGGTATAGTTCTTCCAAGGATACCTCCTCCCCCTGAGTTGGCACGGGGTTCCACTGCACTTCTGAAGAAATGTGATGGTCTTCTGCTTGCTCTTACTAGCGTGAGAAGACAATTGACAAGTGAAAAGGAATTAACTGGGGAATCATGCAAGGAATTGAACAGCAAGTTGGGTTATTACCTGGAAGGAGACAGGGGGCCTTACTTTGCAAGACTTCGAGGTGTGCTTATGGATACCTATGCCGGTTTGCCTGATTATAATGCCAGAAACTGCTTGCTGTATCTCGGTATATTCCCAATCAATCGTCCCCTCAGGAGGAATGTTGTGACCAGGCGATGGCTGGCTGAAGGATATGCACGAAGCCATCAAGGCCAACAACATGATGTATGGGCTGCTCAGCAAAATTTTGAGAAATTTATCGACCGTGGTATCATTGGGCCTGTTGTTCCAGGAAGCAATGCAACAGTAGAGCTATGCAAAACTCATGGTATTGTGCATGAGTTCTTGTTGCGCAAGTCCATGTGTGAACAATTCCGGCACCTTTCTATCCATCCAGGGAATGATGATACAGGGTACGGTATGATGTCAGATGTTGATTTATCTCGTGTCCGGTCTCTGACAATCTCAGGGAATGCAGGTGATGCTATCTCTGATTTTGGTAAGTACAAGATTGTGAGAGTGCTGGACCTGGAAGAATGCACTGACATAACAGATGTTTATATGAAAGACATATGCATGAGGTGGAATCTGAGATATCTAAGCCTGGGGCCCACCGTCACTAAACTTCCCAAAGAAATTGCACAGCTAACACTGTTGGAAACACTAGATTTAAGCAAAACGAAGGTGGATGTGTTGCCGGTTGAGGTTATTGGATTGCCCAGTTTAGTTCATCTGATTGGAAAGTTTAAACTTCCAGGTGGAATCAGCACAGAGCAACTGCCGAAAGAACGTAAACTTGAGACCCTGGCAGGATTTGTGGTCAACGGGCACCATGAATTCCTTCAACTTATGGCCCATATGAAGAAACTGAACATGATCAAGATATCGTGTCACTCTGAGAGTGGCCAGGGATTTCAGAAACTTATTTTGGATATGAATACTCAGCTTATCGAGGCCATTAAACAGTACACTGGAGCTGACATAACTGAAGGCAATTTTCGCTCCCTGTCAGTTGACTTCCGAAGTTTACCGAAGGATGCTCAGTTGGCTCTGGCAGAAGTATGTAACCAAAGATTGCTGCCCGGTAATACAGAATATTACCTCACCTCGCTGGAATTATGCGGCAGCTCATCCACGTTGCCCCGGTTCATTACCTTGTTTCCTTATCTCACTGAGTTGTGCCTGATCTTGACAACAATTATGACACAAGAACTTCTGTCAGTCCTCGCCAGCAGAATGCATTTCTTGCTTTACCTCAAACTGACCGTTGTCAACCAGATCGACGGCTTCAACGTGCAAGCTGGGGAATTCAAGAGCCTGCAACGCTTATGTTTTGTGTCCAATGTTGAGAATCCGATCCTACCAGCAAGCGAGGATGGATGTCCAGGGGGACTTGACATCAAACATGGAGCTCTGCCGCAACTCGTGTCATTGCAGCTGATTTGCAGGCATCTAGTTGGTCTTTCTTGCATCAACATTGCACACCTGAAAGAACTCAAGGAGATCATTCTTGATGCTAGAGTGTCTGACACAACAACGGCGACATGGGTAGAAGAAGTGACAAAGCACCCCAACAGACCAAATGTTATGACGGTCGAATgggctgatgatgatgatgatgatgatgatgatggcacGGACAATGATGAACGAG CAAGAACAACCAGAGCACTCTGA
- the LOC112268631 gene encoding atherin-like — protein MYATANPFFLFFFFLPFSSQATPPALSSSVLLPSFPERLHLAGSTRASFPRAPPVAKPPGSLSLARASPSPASAPRALLSPRLQLRERLLPPARAHRRRRLSSRAAQLPLRPLLPRAPPGRASSSSVPAPSALHRLPPRQADHARRPPAAPAPPPRAPLPLLLAAPPAPGSARAPRPAARRRLHLACPHARLPFSSALPACSAPHQPPLPPARRPEQARLAQAQPSPLLAHLLWPVSKPSNAQARGLFPFSFLFSKINRILTCGPCWSAPPCACCCADVAAALRVLRRAAAQDLAVRREDRRTPELEP, from the exons ATGTACGCGACAG CTAatcccttttttcttttctttttctttctccctttttCTTCCCAAGCCACGCCGCCAGCTCTTTCTTCTTccgttcttcttccttctttccccgagcgcctccacctcgcTGGCTCTACGCGAGCTTCCTTcccgcgagctcctcccgtGGCCAAGCCCCCtggctctctctccctcgcgcgcgcctccccgtcgcccgcgtccgccccgcgcgccctcctctccccgcgcCTGCAGCTCCGCGAGCGCCTGCTGCCTCCCGCGCGAgctcaccgccggcgccgcctctcctCGCGCGCCGCCCAGCTCCCGCTCCGCCCTCTGcttccccgagcgccgcccggccgcgcctcttcctcttccgtGCCCGCACCATCAGCCCTGCATCGTCTGCCTCCTCGCCAAGCCGaccacgcgcgccgcccgcctgctGCTCCAGCACCACCACCCCGCGCGCCTCTCCCCTTGCTCCTGGCCGCGCCGCCAGCACCCGgctccgcccgcgcgcctcgccccgccgcccggcgccgcctccacctcgcaTGCCCGCACGCGCGCCTCCCTTTCTCCTCTGCTCTGCCCGCCTGCAGCGCTCCCCACcagcctcctctgcctccagcCCGAAGGCCCGAGCAAGCCCGGCTCGCCCAAGCCCAGCCGAGCCCCCTCCTGGCCCATCTTCTCTGGCCCGTCTCAAAGCCCAGCAATGCCCAGGCCCGTGGccttttccccttttcttttctgttttctaaaATTAATAGAatcctgacgtgtgggccctgcTGGTCAGCGCCTCCATGTGCTTGCTGCTGTGCTGACGTTGCCGCCGCTCTGCGTGTGCTTCGCCGTGCCGCTGCTCAAGACCTTGCCGTGCGCCGCGAAGACCGACGAACCCCGGAGTTGGAGCCTTGA